A single Paraburkholderia sp. FT54 DNA region contains:
- a CDS encoding helix-turn-helix domain-containing protein, giving the protein MTTTLRKAMDDSENLLTKADIARKLRISLRTVENWVKDGTLPPPDLGINNRRYWYLAKFEAFIREKYSLQHEQPRPPAPVQVAENRLDTEKTPASRAHGRKMRLPSAQRKPTPRPAIARMAFRNATDLDLLNA; this is encoded by the coding sequence ATGACCACCACATTGCGAAAGGCCATGGATGACAGCGAGAACCTGCTGACGAAGGCAGACATTGCACGAAAACTCAGAATTTCGTTGAGAACCGTCGAGAACTGGGTCAAGGACGGCACCCTGCCGCCGCCGGACCTGGGTATCAACAACCGGCGTTACTGGTACTTGGCGAAGTTCGAGGCCTTCATTCGGGAAAAGTATTCGCTGCAGCACGAGCAACCGCGGCCACCTGCTCCAGTGCAGGTGGCCGAAAATAGACTGGATACTGAAAAAACTCCGGCGTCGCGCGCGCATGGCCGAAAGATGCGGCTGCCGTCGGCTCAGAGGAAACCGACGCCACGACCGGCGATAGCAAGGATGGCCTTCAGGAACGCGACAGACCTTGACCTGCTAAACGCATGA
- a CDS encoding helix-turn-helix transcriptional regulator, producing MLLPHMAAHTSERQNAARKRLAKNLKLFRGNQSMSQEALADRAGMHRTQLSQIERGLANASIDSLVALAEALGVEEAVLLMEQAEEPTPLKVGRKKTQALTPAKKAPRKTG from the coding sequence ATGCTCCTGCCCCATATGGCAGCGCACACTTCCGAACGTCAGAACGCAGCCCGCAAGCGGCTGGCGAAAAATTTGAAATTATTCAGAGGCAACCAGAGCATGTCCCAGGAAGCGCTTGCGGACCGTGCGGGAATGCATCGCACGCAGCTCAGTCAAATAGAACGTGGACTTGCAAACGCAAGCATTGACAGCCTTGTCGCACTGGCCGAGGCCCTAGGCGTAGAGGAAGCTGTGTTGCTTATGGAGCAGGCCGAAGAGCCCACGCCGCTAAAGGTTGGACGCAAAAAAACGCAGGCCCTGACTCCCGCAAAAAAAGCCCCACGAAAGACCGGCTAA
- a CDS encoding HAD domain-containing protein codes for MTLGKFEEPCRLTLLANAPSLYLDYDNCLHVCDAFKTADGIVPSNPSATFFEFAGVLESLLAPYPPLQIVLSTSWVRVIGFSAARDSLPLASLWTRVVGSTFNPEEDSVATWRSKNSATSGQPPCEKVGIKNWLALDDLRAGFEGVERHLVRCQQGGGLGDKDVQRLFASRLELMFGQPDSRSSGDSSIAECSA; via the coding sequence GTGACATTGGGAAAATTCGAGGAACCGTGCCGTTTAACGTTGCTGGCCAACGCTCCTTCGCTCTACCTCGACTACGACAACTGCCTGCACGTTTGCGATGCGTTCAAGACCGCTGACGGCATTGTGCCCAGCAACCCGTCGGCAACATTTTTTGAGTTCGCTGGAGTACTCGAGAGCCTGCTCGCTCCATATCCGCCATTGCAAATCGTGTTGTCAACAAGCTGGGTGCGAGTAATCGGTTTCAGTGCGGCCCGCGATAGCCTGCCACTTGCCTCACTGTGGACCCGAGTAGTTGGCTCGACCTTCAATCCCGAAGAAGACTCTGTGGCTACGTGGCGAAGTAAAAACTCGGCGACATCAGGTCAGCCGCCATGTGAAAAAGTTGGAATCAAGAACTGGTTGGCGCTTGACGACCTGCGAGCCGGATTCGAAGGCGTTGAGAGGCATTTGGTGCGATGCCAGCAGGGAGGAGGACTTGGGGACAAGGACGTACAGCGGTTGTTTGCTAGCCGCCTCGAGTTGATGTTCGGACAACCGGATTCTCGTTCGTCCGGGGACTCTTCGATTGCGGAGTGCTCGGCGTGA
- a CDS encoding HAD domain-containing protein: MMVGEQHDSSVSDTPTLFLSFGGVLNVGHGLVDDNGVVTLDSGRPPFEYAPYLVDVLTPWPQVQIILTTSWLRSLGDEKTIALLPDELRRRVMGTTLHASPRFDEIKDGTAKTMTVIRHSKKRGLTKWLALDDEACGVPPGFEQHFLHTDSETALGAPEARKQLRRWLAASCRCGG; the protein is encoded by the coding sequence ATGATGGTGGGTGAGCAGCATGACAGTTCGGTTTCCGATACCCCAACACTCTTTCTCAGCTTCGGCGGCGTGTTGAATGTCGGTCACGGCCTGGTGGACGATAACGGCGTCGTCACCTTGGATTCAGGTCGGCCGCCGTTCGAGTATGCACCCTATCTTGTGGACGTCCTCACGCCTTGGCCGCAAGTACAAATCATTCTTACCACCTCGTGGCTGAGAAGCCTCGGCGATGAGAAGACCATCGCGCTGCTACCCGACGAATTGCGCCGCAGAGTCATGGGCACGACGCTTCATGCATCACCCCGTTTCGACGAAATCAAAGACGGCACCGCAAAGACCATGACCGTCATTCGCCATTCAAAGAAGCGTGGCCTCACAAAGTGGCTGGCGCTAGATGACGAAGCGTGTGGCGTGCCTCCCGGGTTCGAACAGCATTTTTTGCACACAGACTCGGAAACGGCGCTAGGCGCGCCGGAAGCACGCAAACAGTTACGACGGTGGCTCGCTGCGAGCTGCCGCTGCGGCGGATAA
- a CDS encoding ATPase, T2SS/T4P/T4SS family — protein sequence MQASFQPAATSPRPIAHGHESGIKARPKAFAPDLSAASLTDPDNAPAVRLLTDTLQEATRRNASDLHIEPAEHGWRVRLRIDGVLHEIPPPPAHLRDAFITRVKVLARMDIAERRVPQDGRLRISTSPGRVEDYRVNSLPTLFGEKLVLRRLDALPADLSLDSLGLDSRQRETVDAAIRAPHGLMLVTGPTGSGKTLSLYCFLNLLNGEARNLCSVEDPAEIQLAGINQVSVREKAGLTFAVALRAFLRQDPDVIMVGEIRDEETADVAVKAAQTGHLVLSTLHTNDAPAAIARLIDIGVEPYNLAAALRMVTAQRLVRRLCVSCRAPAPQSVAALRAAGFSEHQLDGWQPYAAAGCAACHGIGYRGRVGVHQVMPVSDAMRELIVSSAGTHELARLAQTEHVGTLRDAALARVRDGTTSLAEALAATEVA from the coding sequence ATGCAAGCTTCTTTCCAACCCGCGGCAACATCGCCGCGTCCCATTGCTCACGGCCACGAAAGCGGTATCAAAGCCAGGCCGAAAGCATTCGCCCCCGACCTCAGCGCGGCAAGCCTCACCGATCCCGACAACGCTCCCGCCGTGCGTCTGCTGACCGACACGTTGCAGGAAGCGACCCGCCGCAACGCGTCGGACCTTCACATCGAGCCAGCGGAACACGGCTGGCGCGTGCGCTTGCGAATCGACGGCGTGCTGCACGAAATCCCGCCGCCGCCCGCGCATCTGCGTGATGCGTTCATTACTCGCGTGAAGGTGCTGGCTCGCATGGATATCGCGGAGCGTCGCGTGCCGCAAGACGGCCGGCTGCGTATTTCGACTTCACCCGGCCGCGTTGAAGACTATCGCGTCAACTCGCTGCCGACGCTATTCGGCGAAAAGCTCGTACTGCGCAGACTCGACGCGCTGCCCGCCGATCTCTCGCTCGACTCGCTCGGCCTCGATTCGCGTCAACGCGAAACAGTGGATGCCGCGATCCGCGCGCCGCACGGCCTCATGCTCGTCACCGGGCCCACCGGGAGCGGCAAGACTTTGTCGCTGTACTGTTTTCTGAATCTGCTCAACGGCGAGGCGCGCAATCTGTGTTCGGTGGAAGATCCCGCGGAGATCCAGTTGGCCGGCATCAATCAGGTCAGCGTGCGCGAAAAAGCCGGGCTCACTTTCGCGGTCGCGTTGCGCGCATTTCTCCGTCAGGATCCCGACGTGATCATGGTCGGTGAAATCCGCGACGAAGAGACCGCCGACGTCGCCGTGAAAGCCGCGCAAACCGGCCACCTCGTCCTGTCGACCCTGCATACGAACGACGCGCCGGCGGCTATCGCGCGTCTGATCGATATCGGCGTGGAACCGTATAACCTCGCGGCCGCGCTGCGGATGGTGACCGCACAACGGCTGGTGCGGCGGCTCTGCGTCTCGTGCCGTGCGCCTGCACCGCAGTCGGTAGCGGCGCTTCGAGCGGCAGGTTTCAGCGAGCATCAACTTGACGGCTGGCAGCCCTACGCCGCGGCCGGATGCGCGGCGTGCCATGGGATCGGCTATCGGGGCCGCGTCGGCGTTCATCAAGTGATGCCCGTGTCCGACGCGATGCGCGAGCTGATCGTGTCGAGCGCCGGCACGCACGAGCTTGCGCGGCTCGCGCAAACCGAACACGTAGGCACCTTGCGAGACGCGGCATTGGCTCGCGTGCGCGACGGCACCACCAGTCTCGCCGAAGCGCTCGCCGCCACCGAGGTCGCATGA
- a CDS encoding A24 family peptidase, whose product MRATLPLVPDTSSSLLSGLLPGHFATGLGQAFGSLPAALQMTFAIVFGLVIGSFLNVVVHRLPIMLERAWRAEVSETTDEPLEEDGLPARYNLWVPRSACPHCGHVLSAWENLPVLSYVLLRGRCSACKARVSLRYPLLEIASAAFAAGSLALFGPTLTALAAFGLCAALLAMSAIDIDTHLLPDSMTLPLLWAGIIVNFNGMFTSLHDAVLGAIFGYLVLWVVHWLFLLVRGVEGMGYGDFKLLAALGAWLGWAALPQIVLIAAVAGALIGLLATWRGRMRFEEPLPFGPFLAAGGALTLFLGTPLYLALGG is encoded by the coding sequence ATGCGGGCCACACTTCCACTCGTGCCAGACACTTCTTCCAGCCTGCTGTCGGGCTTGCTGCCCGGCCATTTCGCGACCGGTCTCGGTCAGGCGTTCGGTAGTTTGCCCGCGGCCCTGCAGATGACGTTCGCCATTGTGTTCGGCCTCGTGATCGGCAGTTTCCTGAACGTGGTCGTGCATCGGCTGCCTATCATGCTCGAGCGCGCATGGCGCGCGGAAGTCAGCGAAACCACGGACGAACCGCTGGAAGAAGACGGCCTGCCGGCACGCTACAACCTGTGGGTGCCGCGCAGCGCGTGTCCTCACTGTGGCCACGTGTTGAGCGCGTGGGAGAATCTGCCGGTGTTGAGCTACGTGCTACTGCGCGGACGCTGCTCCGCATGCAAGGCGCGTGTGAGCCTGCGCTATCCGCTGCTCGAGATCGCCAGCGCGGCGTTCGCGGCCGGCTCGCTGGCGCTGTTCGGCCCGACTCTCACTGCGCTCGCCGCCTTCGGGCTGTGCGCCGCATTGCTGGCAATGAGCGCGATCGACATCGACACGCATCTGCTGCCCGACTCCATGACGCTGCCGTTGCTATGGGCGGGCATCATCGTCAACTTCAACGGCATGTTCACGAGTCTGCATGACGCGGTGCTCGGCGCGATTTTCGGCTATCTGGTGTTGTGGGTCGTACATTGGTTATTTCTCCTCGTACGCGGCGTCGAAGGCATGGGCTACGGCGATTTCAAACTGCTGGCGGCGCTCGGCGCGTGGCTCGGCTGGGCGGCGCTGCCGCAGATCGTGCTGATCGCCGCGGTGGCCGGCGCGCTCATCGGCCTGCTGGCAACGTGGCGTGGCCGTATGCGTTTTGAAGAGCCGCTGCCCTTCGGGCCATTTCTCGCGGCAGGCGGCGCATTGACGCTGTTTCTCGGCACACCGCTCTATCTGGCTCTGGGAGGCTGA
- a CDS encoding BPSL0761 family protein — protein MRTREFLIRLARSADGFVPDAVRMDAQTLLRHYPCVDDIALTCENYPRWWQMPMRGYK, from the coding sequence ATGCGAACGCGCGAATTCCTGATACGTCTTGCACGTTCTGCAGATGGTTTCGTACCTGATGCAGTGCGTATGGATGCGCAAACTTTGCTTCGGCATTACCCGTGCGTGGACGATATTGCGCTCACTTGCGAAAACTATCCGCGTTGGTGGCAAATGCCAATGAGAGGATATAAGTGA
- the coaE gene encoding dephospho-CoA kinase (Dephospho-CoA kinase (CoaE) performs the final step in coenzyme A biosynthesis.) yields the protein MFAVGLTGGIGSGKSTVADLFAAHGVPLVDTDLIAHRITAPNGIAMPKIAAEFGEAFVAPDGSLDRARMRTLVFSDDGARKRLEGITHPLIRSETEREEREARGPYVIVVVPLLVESGRWKTRVNRVLTVDCSVETQISRVMSRNNFSREQVLAIIARQATREARLAAADDVIDNDNAPLDALKAQVDAQHRAYLSLAGA from the coding sequence ATGTTTGCTGTGGGATTGACCGGCGGCATCGGCAGCGGCAAATCGACTGTCGCCGACCTATTTGCCGCGCATGGCGTACCGCTCGTCGACACCGACCTGATCGCGCACCGCATCACGGCGCCGAATGGTATTGCCATGCCGAAGATCGCGGCCGAGTTCGGCGAAGCGTTCGTCGCCCCCGACGGCTCGCTCGACCGCGCGCGCATGCGCACGCTCGTATTCAGCGACGACGGCGCGCGCAAACGTCTCGAAGGCATCACACATCCGCTGATTCGTTCGGAGACCGAACGCGAAGAGCGTGAGGCACGAGGGCCTTACGTGATCGTGGTGGTGCCGCTGCTGGTCGAGTCCGGCAGGTGGAAGACCCGCGTGAATCGCGTGCTGACAGTCGACTGCAGCGTCGAAACGCAGATCTCGCGCGTGATGAGCCGCAACAATTTCAGCCGCGAACAGGTGCTGGCGATCATCGCCCGTCAGGCTACGCGCGAAGCGCGCCTCGCCGCGGCCGACGACGTAATCGACAACGACAACGCGCCACTCGACGCACTGAAAGCACAAGTCGACGCGCAGCATCGCGCGTACCTGTCGCTCGCCGGCGCATGA
- a CDS encoding type II secretion system F family protein codes for MNTAATQRPLSADTRFKWRGVDTDGVRKNGALIAPDSATARSLLKRDNLFIVELTAHGPAPRPTARAADITLFTRQLASLLRAGLPLAPALDLLAQAQASRRQGMPRIVGALARDITGGLRFSAALQRHPAQFNALYCQLVEVGEAAGALAAVLARIADDRERAAAQRAKVRAALTYPVAILVLAMAITAALLVWVVPTFKQIFDGFGARLPAPTQFVLALSSGVARWSVPAFAAMFAAGSGATFLLRRSEAARIRFARVSLTIPVAGPLLRTLCAARWSRALGTLLSAGTPLADAFDSLTHATGNAFFDRATVEIAARLRRGERLAAAMRAAHCFPPEVVQPIAVAEESGALDSMLIDVASLADRQVDEKIGTLSSLCEPLVIIVLGALVGGLVIAMYLPIIQLGNVV; via the coding sequence ATGAACACAGCCGCCACCCAGCGACCCCTGTCCGCCGACACGCGTTTCAAATGGCGCGGTGTCGATACCGACGGCGTGCGGAAAAACGGCGCGCTCATCGCGCCGGACTCGGCCACCGCACGCTCGCTGCTCAAGCGCGACAATCTGTTCATCGTCGAACTCACGGCGCATGGACCGGCGCCGCGTCCGACCGCACGCGCCGCCGACATCACGCTATTCACCCGGCAACTCGCCAGCCTGCTGCGCGCCGGCCTGCCGCTCGCGCCCGCGCTCGACCTGCTCGCCCAAGCGCAGGCTTCACGCCGCCAGGGCATGCCGCGGATCGTCGGCGCCCTCGCGCGCGACATCACCGGCGGCCTGCGTTTCTCGGCTGCATTACAGCGGCATCCCGCGCAATTCAACGCGCTGTATTGTCAGCTCGTCGAAGTCGGCGAGGCGGCCGGCGCACTCGCCGCCGTGCTAGCCCGCATCGCCGATGATCGCGAACGCGCCGCCGCGCAGCGCGCCAAAGTGCGCGCGGCGCTGACCTATCCGGTCGCGATCCTCGTGCTGGCGATGGCGATCACCGCAGCATTGCTCGTGTGGGTCGTGCCGACCTTCAAACAGATCTTCGACGGCTTCGGCGCGAGACTGCCCGCGCCGACGCAATTCGTGCTGGCTTTGTCCTCCGGCGTGGCACGTTGGAGCGTTCCGGCATTCGCCGCGATGTTCGCGGCGGGTTCGGGAGCGACATTTCTGCTGCGACGTTCCGAAGCCGCACGCATCCGCTTTGCGCGAGTATCGCTGACAATACCGGTCGCCGGTCCGCTGCTGCGCACGTTGTGCGCGGCGCGTTGGAGCCGCGCGCTCGGCACCTTGCTGTCGGCCGGCACGCCGTTAGCCGACGCGTTCGATTCGCTGACTCACGCCACCGGCAACGCCTTCTTCGACCGCGCCACCGTGGAAATCGCCGCGCGTCTGCGGCGCGGCGAACGGCTCGCCGCGGCGATGCGCGCGGCGCACTGCTTTCCGCCCGAGGTCGTGCAGCCGATCGCGGTTGCCGAGGAGTCCGGTGCGCTCGACAGCATGCTGATCGACGTGGCGTCGCTCGCCGATCGTCAGGTAGACGAAAAGATCGGCACGCTGTCGAGCCTGTGCGAGCCGCTCGTCATCATCGTGCTCGGCGCGCTGGTCGGCGGCCTCGTGATCGCGATGTATCTTCCCATTATTCAACTCGGCAACGTGGTGTAG
- a CDS encoding tyrosine-type recombinase/integrase yields MDLYYRELVVLMQTQVTSQGATDAAALSDQALKNRLSTLHSFLAFHGKTVESAVGKELLSRFDESLKAYSESLTVSSHSKSDRRSHLRAWRKAADSVLHENRRIKPVEKRNSEVSPFHLALRAALATTGDAPKTIAKRAGASTTALARWLKGAFPNRRAFPSVRRLERELKLEAGALESLIPAVKKALVDAASVAGTGQIDYRIRLARNIKDIYYIQEDALSADFLVEWKAFFAYKTDKRTTLARHSGGTWRLQSGEKQARLPSVQAWRNGLCCTTAQKNLDKFRSFFGFLARPREEGGYGVSTDAAQSLAWFASRDAVNAYLEFMRGRSGGLVHGGHAAFAALTASLVNTTTGFVTQQPNLIARLPPGTLNTDWSNACHETWQLAKEWLTDATDVSRRPEDPIQSLLDMSEPLAPLFRAVELLDREAACAAPGSPLEATLKRDALALSIVLANPLRLRNLVTMTWRPNNSGSLYRREDGQWRIRFSPQDFKNDRKAIKGVYDAPLPRSLGHRIEEYLDEFRPRLLRADTKADWLFPNDKSGKWTSLNKQFFRLTRRLIPQTLGFGPHAIRHLVATDYLRKNPNDFLTVSQLLHDKLETVLSDYAHLRQDDAFAKYEVHLRGVMAS; encoded by the coding sequence ATGGACCTTTATTACCGAGAACTGGTTGTACTCATGCAGACCCAGGTAACGTCTCAAGGCGCGACGGATGCCGCTGCTCTATCTGACCAGGCCCTCAAAAACCGTCTCTCAACGCTTCATTCCTTCCTCGCGTTCCACGGCAAGACGGTCGAATCCGCTGTGGGAAAGGAGCTTTTATCGCGATTCGATGAGAGCTTAAAAGCTTATTCGGAATCGCTCACCGTTAGCAGCCACTCCAAGAGCGACCGGAGAAGCCACTTGCGCGCGTGGCGCAAAGCCGCAGATTCTGTGCTTCATGAAAACCGACGCATCAAGCCAGTAGAAAAACGCAACTCGGAAGTCTCGCCTTTTCATCTCGCTCTACGGGCCGCGCTAGCAACAACGGGAGATGCTCCCAAAACCATCGCTAAGCGGGCGGGCGCATCCACCACGGCTCTCGCACGTTGGCTCAAAGGCGCTTTTCCCAACCGACGGGCTTTTCCCTCCGTCAGACGGCTTGAGCGAGAGCTGAAGCTCGAAGCCGGCGCCTTGGAATCCCTGATTCCCGCAGTTAAAAAAGCGCTCGTGGACGCCGCTTCGGTTGCGGGGACCGGTCAAATCGACTATCGCATCAGGCTTGCGCGCAACATCAAGGATATTTACTACATCCAGGAAGACGCACTGTCCGCCGACTTCTTGGTTGAATGGAAGGCATTTTTTGCCTATAAGACCGACAAACGAACAACTTTGGCGAGACATTCCGGTGGCACGTGGCGACTGCAATCGGGCGAAAAGCAAGCCAGACTACCGTCGGTGCAGGCATGGCGTAACGGACTGTGCTGTACGACTGCCCAAAAAAATTTAGACAAATTCCGCTCCTTCTTTGGTTTCCTTGCCCGACCGCGCGAGGAAGGCGGGTATGGCGTTTCGACTGATGCAGCGCAGAGCCTCGCGTGGTTCGCATCTCGCGATGCCGTCAATGCTTACCTCGAATTCATGCGAGGACGGTCCGGTGGTCTCGTTCATGGAGGTCATGCAGCATTCGCAGCGCTCACCGCCAGTCTCGTCAATACGACTACGGGCTTTGTGACACAGCAGCCAAACCTCATCGCGCGGCTTCCGCCGGGAACGTTGAACACCGACTGGTCCAACGCGTGCCACGAAACGTGGCAACTCGCCAAAGAATGGCTAACTGACGCGACCGACGTGTCGCGACGGCCAGAAGACCCCATTCAGTCATTGTTAGACATGTCCGAACCATTGGCTCCTCTATTCAGAGCAGTCGAGTTGCTGGACAGGGAAGCAGCTTGCGCAGCTCCAGGGAGTCCGCTGGAGGCCACCCTAAAGCGCGATGCGCTAGCGCTATCGATTGTGCTCGCAAACCCTCTTCGCCTCCGAAATCTTGTCACCATGACTTGGCGCCCGAACAACTCCGGCTCACTGTACCGTCGCGAAGACGGACAGTGGCGAATCCGGTTTAGCCCCCAAGACTTCAAAAACGACCGCAAAGCAATCAAAGGAGTGTATGACGCGCCGCTACCGCGCTCTCTTGGGCACCGAATCGAAGAATACCTCGATGAGTTCCGGCCCCGCCTCCTCCGCGCTGATACAAAAGCAGACTGGCTCTTCCCAAATGACAAGTCAGGCAAGTGGACAAGCCTGAATAAGCAGTTTTTCAGGCTGACTCGACGACTCATTCCGCAGACCTTGGGATTCGGTCCCCATGCTATACGGCATCTCGTAGCAACCGACTACCTACGAAAAAACCCGAATGATTTTCTTACAGTAAGCCAACTTCTACACGACAAGCTAGAAACGGTGCTTTCCGATTACGCACATCTGAGACAGGACGATGCTTTCGCGAAATATGAAGTCCATCTTCGCGGTGTCATGGCGAGCTAA
- a CDS encoding HlyC/CorC family transporter — protein sequence MEQLPLWAQIGAVFLLLVCSSFFSISETAMMAINRHRLKHLANQNALGAKTTQGLLAHTDQLLSVVLIGNNLFNTIIPVLTTSIALHTFGRNNLVLSIATGIVAFLIIVFAEITPKIVGATFPEKIALPASLLIAPMMRVAKPLVWFVNLFANGILRVLHINTKGAHDQRLSTEELRTIVLESGSFMPTKHRSILLNLFDLENISVDDVMIPRRRIEALDFDAPFEQILHQLETCYHNKLIVYQGDIDRVLGVLHVRKTLAALHNQELERETLRELLAEPYFVPSGTPVFQQLQFFQESRHRTALVVNEYGELQGLVTPEDIIEELIGEFTTSIPRGANSRGGWNEHGECIVAGSMPLRELNRWLHLTLPTDGPKTLNGLILEILEDIPDGDVCVQIGEVKLEVMRSDDQAIRTVKLFRPPTRAKASKVLRG from the coding sequence GTGGAACAACTTCCCTTATGGGCGCAGATTGGCGCCGTCTTTCTGCTGCTTGTCTGCTCGAGCTTTTTTTCGATTTCCGAAACGGCGATGATGGCGATCAACCGCCATCGCCTGAAACATCTTGCCAACCAGAACGCACTCGGCGCGAAGACCACGCAGGGCCTGCTGGCGCACACCGATCAACTGCTGAGCGTCGTACTGATTGGCAACAATCTGTTCAACACGATCATTCCGGTGCTCACCACCTCGATCGCGCTACACACGTTCGGCCGTAACAACCTGGTGCTGTCGATCGCGACCGGTATCGTCGCGTTCCTGATCATTGTGTTCGCGGAGATCACGCCGAAGATCGTCGGCGCGACGTTCCCGGAAAAGATCGCGCTGCCGGCGAGCCTGCTGATCGCGCCGATGATGCGCGTCGCCAAACCGCTCGTCTGGTTCGTCAATCTGTTCGCGAACGGCATTCTGCGCGTGCTGCACATCAATACGAAAGGCGCGCACGATCAGCGACTTTCGACCGAAGAGCTGCGCACCATCGTGCTCGAGTCCGGCAGCTTCATGCCGACCAAACACCGCAGCATTCTGCTGAATCTGTTCGACCTCGAAAACATTTCCGTCGACGACGTGATGATCCCGCGCCGCCGCATCGAGGCGCTCGATTTCGACGCGCCGTTCGAACAGATCCTGCATCAACTCGAAACCTGCTATCACAACAAGCTGATCGTCTATCAAGGCGACATCGACCGGGTGCTCGGCGTGCTGCACGTACGCAAGACGCTGGCCGCGCTGCACAACCAGGAACTCGAACGTGAGACGCTGCGCGAGCTGCTGGCCGAGCCGTACTTCGTGCCAAGCGGCACGCCCGTGTTCCAGCAACTGCAATTCTTCCAGGAGAGCCGTCATCGCACGGCGCTGGTCGTCAACGAATATGGCGAGTTGCAGGGCCTCGTCACGCCGGAAGACATCATCGAAGAGCTGATCGGCGAATTCACCACGTCGATTCCGCGTGGCGCCAATTCGCGCGGCGGCTGGAACGAGCACGGCGAATGCATCGTGGCCGGCAGCATGCCGCTGCGCGAGTTGAACCGCTGGCTGCATCTCACGCTGCCGACTGACGGGCCGAAAACGCTCAACGGCCTGATCCTCGAAATTCTCGAAGATATTCCCGACGGCGACGTGTGCGTGCAGATCGGCGAAGTCAAACTCGAAGTGATGCGCAGCGACGATCAGGCGATTCGCACTGTCAAGCTGTTCAGACCGCCGACGCGTGCGAAAGCCAGCAAGGTACTGCGCGGCTAG